In the Arachis ipaensis cultivar K30076 chromosome B10, Araip1.1, whole genome shotgun sequence genome, one interval contains:
- the LOC107623006 gene encoding uncharacterized protein LOC107623006 isoform X5 gives MRFKKGTKVEVLSKAEVPSGSWLCAEIICGNGHSYTVRYDGYHGAASGAIVERVSRKAIRPCPPELELAENWNPGDVVEVFRNYSWKMATVLKDWGNKYVSVRLLGSSMEFLVNKFEIRVRQSWQDDKWILVGKGSASCRKGKRDNTLIPRQSLISSSQIQKTNTKTKLSASNDYHSEKKDMGFFDSRLVSFKTLKRRSHSQVEAYAEPPPKFRAIENEDRCHRVRVRNPSTPLKKALLKMWIVHLVMLNLFARGNMTKEIVHLLHKKNWQQKSIGLSRRHIHDASRFSR, from the exons ATGAGATTCAAGAAAGGAACTAAGGTGGAAGTGTTGAGCAAAGCTGAGGTGCCTTCTGGCTCCTGGCTCTGTGCTGAGATCATATGTGGGAATGGCCACAGTTACACTGTTAGGTACGATGGATATCACGGTGCTGCTAGTGGCGCGATTGTGGAGCGAGTATCTAGGAAGGCGATAAGGCCATGTCCGCCTGAGCTTGAACTAGCAGAGAATTGGAATCCAGGTGATGTTGTTGAGGTCTTCCGGAACTATTCCTGGAAGATGGCTACAGTTTTGAAGGATTGGGGGAACAAGTATGTTTCGGTCAGGCTTCTTGGATCTTCTATGGAATTTCTAGTGAACAAATTTGAAATCCGGGTGAGACAATCTTGGCAAGATGACAAGTGGATTTTGGTTGGAAAG GGTTCTGCCAGCTGCAGGAAAGGAAAACGTGATAATACACTCATTCCAAGACAGAGTTTAATTTCTAGTTCccaaattcagaagacaaataCAAAGACAAAATTGTCAGCTTCAAATGATTATCACTCTGAAAAGAAAGATATGGGCTTTTTCGACTCCCGCCTTGTTTCTTTCAAAACATTGAAACGAAGGAGCCATTCACAAGTTGAGGCATACGCTGAGCCTCCCCCGAAGTTTAGAGCAATTGAGAATGAAGACAGATGTCACAGAGTAAGGGTTAGAAATCCATCCACACCTCTCAAAAAG GCCCTTTTGAAGATGTGGATAGTCCATTTAGTGATGCTGAATCTGTTTGCCAGAGGGAATATGACGAAGGAAATCGTTCACCTCCTACACAAGAAGAATTGGCAGCAGAAATCCATAG GGCTGAGTAGGAGGCATATACATGATGCTTCCAGATTCTCCAGATGA
- the LOC107623006 gene encoding uncharacterized protein LOC107623006 isoform X4: MRFKKGTKVEVLSKAEVPSGSWLCAEIICGNGHSYTVRYDGYHGAASGAIVERVSRKAIRPCPPELELAENWNPGDVVEVFRNYSWKMATVLKDWGNKYVSVRLLGSSMEFLVNKFEIRVRQSWQDDKWILVGKGSASCRKGKRDNTLIPRQSLISSSQIQKTNTKTKLSASNDYHSEKKDMGFFDSRLVSFKTLKRRSHSQVEAYAEPPPKFRAIENEDRCHRVRVRNPSTPLKKVHGVGIPRDVIIEECLPAFVNKKIGMYDMDIERRKLTGAVGCSFGENIESNDADSITCSVGSCSITSRNSYKLQFPVPAGPFEDVDSPFSDAESVCQREYDEGNRSPPTQEELAAEIHRAE; the protein is encoded by the exons ATGAGATTCAAGAAAGGAACTAAGGTGGAAGTGTTGAGCAAAGCTGAGGTGCCTTCTGGCTCCTGGCTCTGTGCTGAGATCATATGTGGGAATGGCCACAGTTACACTGTTAGGTACGATGGATATCACGGTGCTGCTAGTGGCGCGATTGTGGAGCGAGTATCTAGGAAGGCGATAAGGCCATGTCCGCCTGAGCTTGAACTAGCAGAGAATTGGAATCCAGGTGATGTTGTTGAGGTCTTCCGGAACTATTCCTGGAAGATGGCTACAGTTTTGAAGGATTGGGGGAACAAGTATGTTTCGGTCAGGCTTCTTGGATCTTCTATGGAATTTCTAGTGAACAAATTTGAAATCCGGGTGAGACAATCTTGGCAAGATGACAAGTGGATTTTGGTTGGAAAG GGTTCTGCCAGCTGCAGGAAAGGAAAACGTGATAATACACTCATTCCAAGACAGAGTTTAATTTCTAGTTCccaaattcagaagacaaataCAAAGACAAAATTGTCAGCTTCAAATGATTATCACTCTGAAAAGAAAGATATGGGCTTTTTCGACTCCCGCCTTGTTTCTTTCAAAACATTGAAACGAAGGAGCCATTCACAAGTTGAGGCATACGCTGAGCCTCCCCCGAAGTTTAGAGCAATTGAGAATGAAGACAGATGTCACAGAGTAAGGGTTAGAAATCCATCCACACCTCTCAAAAAGGTACATGGTGTTGGCATTCCAAGAGATGTGATCATTGAAGAATGTTTACCTGCTTTTGTAAACAAAAAAATTGGGATGTATGATATGGACATTGAGCGGAGGAAACTAACTGGAGCTGTTGGTTGTTCATTTGGAGAAAACATTGAATCAAATGATGCTGATAGCATTACATGCTCTGTTGGTAGTTGTAGTATCACAAGCAGGAATTCCTATAAATTGCAGTTTCCTGTACCTGCAGGCCCTTTTGAAGATGTGGATAGTCCATTTAGTGATGCTGAATCTGTTTGCCAGAGGGAATATGACGAAGGAAATCGTTCACCTCCTACACAAGAAGAATTGGCAGCAGAAATCCATAG GGCTGAGTAG
- the LOC107623006 gene encoding uncharacterized protein LOC107623006 isoform X3 has translation MRFKKGTKVEVLSKAEVPSGSWLCAEIICGNGHSYTVRYDGYHGAASGAIVERVSRKAIRPCPPELELAENWNPGDVVEVFRNYSWKMATVLKDWGNKYVSVRLLGSSMEFLVNKFEIRVRQSWQDDKWILVGKGSASCRKGKRDNTLIPRQSLISSSQIQKTNTKTKLSASNDYHSEKKDMGFFDSRLVSFKTLKRRSHSQVEAYAEPPPKFRAIENEDRCHRVRVRNPSTPLKKVHGVGIPRDVIIEECLPAFVNKKIGMYDMDIERRKLTGAVGCSFGENIESNDADSITCSVGSCSITSRNSYKLQFPVPAGPFEDVDSPFSDAESVCQREYDEGNRSPPTQEELAAEIHSEFHDSLFLASFNCNKQDEG, from the exons ATGAGATTCAAGAAAGGAACTAAGGTGGAAGTGTTGAGCAAAGCTGAGGTGCCTTCTGGCTCCTGGCTCTGTGCTGAGATCATATGTGGGAATGGCCACAGTTACACTGTTAGGTACGATGGATATCACGGTGCTGCTAGTGGCGCGATTGTGGAGCGAGTATCTAGGAAGGCGATAAGGCCATGTCCGCCTGAGCTTGAACTAGCAGAGAATTGGAATCCAGGTGATGTTGTTGAGGTCTTCCGGAACTATTCCTGGAAGATGGCTACAGTTTTGAAGGATTGGGGGAACAAGTATGTTTCGGTCAGGCTTCTTGGATCTTCTATGGAATTTCTAGTGAACAAATTTGAAATCCGGGTGAGACAATCTTGGCAAGATGACAAGTGGATTTTGGTTGGAAAG GGTTCTGCCAGCTGCAGGAAAGGAAAACGTGATAATACACTCATTCCAAGACAGAGTTTAATTTCTAGTTCccaaattcagaagacaaataCAAAGACAAAATTGTCAGCTTCAAATGATTATCACTCTGAAAAGAAAGATATGGGCTTTTTCGACTCCCGCCTTGTTTCTTTCAAAACATTGAAACGAAGGAGCCATTCACAAGTTGAGGCATACGCTGAGCCTCCCCCGAAGTTTAGAGCAATTGAGAATGAAGACAGATGTCACAGAGTAAGGGTTAGAAATCCATCCACACCTCTCAAAAAGGTACATGGTGTTGGCATTCCAAGAGATGTGATCATTGAAGAATGTTTACCTGCTTTTGTAAACAAAAAAATTGGGATGTATGATATGGACATTGAGCGGAGGAAACTAACTGGAGCTGTTGGTTGTTCATTTGGAGAAAACATTGAATCAAATGATGCTGATAGCATTACATGCTCTGTTGGTAGTTGTAGTATCACAAGCAGGAATTCCTATAAATTGCAGTTTCCTGTACCTGCAGGCCCTTTTGAAGATGTGGATAGTCCATTTAGTGATGCTGAATCTGTTTGCCAGAGGGAATATGACGAAGGAAATCGTTCACCTCCTACACAAGAAGAATTGGCAGCAGAAATCCATAG TGAGTTTCATGACAGTTTGTTCTTAGCCTCATTCAACTGTAACAAGCAAGATGAA GGCTGA
- the LOC107623006 gene encoding uncharacterized protein LOC107623006 isoform X2, translated as MRFKKGTKVEVLSKAEVPSGSWLCAEIICGNGHSYTVRYDGYHGAASGAIVERVSRKAIRPCPPELELAENWNPGDVVEVFRNYSWKMATVLKDWGNKYVSVRLLGSSMEFLVNKFEIRVRQSWQDDKWILVGKGSASCRKGKRDNTLIPRQSLISSSQIQKTNTKTKLSASNDYHSEKKDMGFFDSRLVSFKTLKRRSHSQVEAYAEPPPKFRAIENEDRCHRVRVRNPSTPLKKVHGVGIPRDVIIEECLPAFVNKKIGMYDMDIERRKLTGAVGCSFGENIESNDADSITCSVGSCSITSRNSYKLQFPVPAGPFEDVDSPFSDAESVCQREYDEGNRSPPTQEELAAEIHSEFHDSLFLASFNCNKQDEVCPTFMFYYLGV; from the exons ATGAGATTCAAGAAAGGAACTAAGGTGGAAGTGTTGAGCAAAGCTGAGGTGCCTTCTGGCTCCTGGCTCTGTGCTGAGATCATATGTGGGAATGGCCACAGTTACACTGTTAGGTACGATGGATATCACGGTGCTGCTAGTGGCGCGATTGTGGAGCGAGTATCTAGGAAGGCGATAAGGCCATGTCCGCCTGAGCTTGAACTAGCAGAGAATTGGAATCCAGGTGATGTTGTTGAGGTCTTCCGGAACTATTCCTGGAAGATGGCTACAGTTTTGAAGGATTGGGGGAACAAGTATGTTTCGGTCAGGCTTCTTGGATCTTCTATGGAATTTCTAGTGAACAAATTTGAAATCCGGGTGAGACAATCTTGGCAAGATGACAAGTGGATTTTGGTTGGAAAG GGTTCTGCCAGCTGCAGGAAAGGAAAACGTGATAATACACTCATTCCAAGACAGAGTTTAATTTCTAGTTCccaaattcagaagacaaataCAAAGACAAAATTGTCAGCTTCAAATGATTATCACTCTGAAAAGAAAGATATGGGCTTTTTCGACTCCCGCCTTGTTTCTTTCAAAACATTGAAACGAAGGAGCCATTCACAAGTTGAGGCATACGCTGAGCCTCCCCCGAAGTTTAGAGCAATTGAGAATGAAGACAGATGTCACAGAGTAAGGGTTAGAAATCCATCCACACCTCTCAAAAAGGTACATGGTGTTGGCATTCCAAGAGATGTGATCATTGAAGAATGTTTACCTGCTTTTGTAAACAAAAAAATTGGGATGTATGATATGGACATTGAGCGGAGGAAACTAACTGGAGCTGTTGGTTGTTCATTTGGAGAAAACATTGAATCAAATGATGCTGATAGCATTACATGCTCTGTTGGTAGTTGTAGTATCACAAGCAGGAATTCCTATAAATTGCAGTTTCCTGTACCTGCAGGCCCTTTTGAAGATGTGGATAGTCCATTTAGTGATGCTGAATCTGTTTGCCAGAGGGAATATGACGAAGGAAATCGTTCACCTCCTACACAAGAAGAATTGGCAGCAGAAATCCATAG TGAGTTTCATGACAGTTTGTTCTTAGCCTCATTCAACTGTAACAAGCAAGATGAAGTATGTCCTACATTTATGTTTTATTACTTAGGGGTGTAG
- the LOC107623006 gene encoding uncharacterized protein LOC107623006 isoform X1 translates to MRFKKGTKVEVLSKAEVPSGSWLCAEIICGNGHSYTVRYDGYHGAASGAIVERVSRKAIRPCPPELELAENWNPGDVVEVFRNYSWKMATVLKDWGNKYVSVRLLGSSMEFLVNKFEIRVRQSWQDDKWILVGKGSASCRKGKRDNTLIPRQSLISSSQIQKTNTKTKLSASNDYHSEKKDMGFFDSRLVSFKTLKRRSHSQVEAYAEPPPKFRAIENEDRCHRVRVRNPSTPLKKVHGVGIPRDVIIEECLPAFVNKKIGMYDMDIERRKLTGAVGCSFGENIESNDADSITCSVGSCSITSRNSYKLQFPVPAGPFEDVDSPFSDAESVCQREYDEGNRSPPTQEELAAEIHRLELDAYRCTIEALHASGPLSWEQEALMTNLRLSLHISNDEHLVELKNLISSENSLPFR, encoded by the exons ATGAGATTCAAGAAAGGAACTAAGGTGGAAGTGTTGAGCAAAGCTGAGGTGCCTTCTGGCTCCTGGCTCTGTGCTGAGATCATATGTGGGAATGGCCACAGTTACACTGTTAGGTACGATGGATATCACGGTGCTGCTAGTGGCGCGATTGTGGAGCGAGTATCTAGGAAGGCGATAAGGCCATGTCCGCCTGAGCTTGAACTAGCAGAGAATTGGAATCCAGGTGATGTTGTTGAGGTCTTCCGGAACTATTCCTGGAAGATGGCTACAGTTTTGAAGGATTGGGGGAACAAGTATGTTTCGGTCAGGCTTCTTGGATCTTCTATGGAATTTCTAGTGAACAAATTTGAAATCCGGGTGAGACAATCTTGGCAAGATGACAAGTGGATTTTGGTTGGAAAG GGTTCTGCCAGCTGCAGGAAAGGAAAACGTGATAATACACTCATTCCAAGACAGAGTTTAATTTCTAGTTCccaaattcagaagacaaataCAAAGACAAAATTGTCAGCTTCAAATGATTATCACTCTGAAAAGAAAGATATGGGCTTTTTCGACTCCCGCCTTGTTTCTTTCAAAACATTGAAACGAAGGAGCCATTCACAAGTTGAGGCATACGCTGAGCCTCCCCCGAAGTTTAGAGCAATTGAGAATGAAGACAGATGTCACAGAGTAAGGGTTAGAAATCCATCCACACCTCTCAAAAAGGTACATGGTGTTGGCATTCCAAGAGATGTGATCATTGAAGAATGTTTACCTGCTTTTGTAAACAAAAAAATTGGGATGTATGATATGGACATTGAGCGGAGGAAACTAACTGGAGCTGTTGGTTGTTCATTTGGAGAAAACATTGAATCAAATGATGCTGATAGCATTACATGCTCTGTTGGTAGTTGTAGTATCACAAGCAGGAATTCCTATAAATTGCAGTTTCCTGTACCTGCAGGCCCTTTTGAAGATGTGGATAGTCCATTTAGTGATGCTGAATCTGTTTGCCAGAGGGAATATGACGAAGGAAATCGTTCACCTCCTACACAAGAAGAATTGGCAGCAGAAATCCATAGGTTAGAATTGGATGCGTATCGTTGTACAATAGAGGCGTTACATGCATCGGGACCCTTAAGTTGGGAACAAGAAGCATTGATGACAAATCTCCGTCTTTCGCTCCACATATCAAATGATGAACATTTAGTGGAGctaaaaaatttgatttcttcCGAAAACAGTCTTCCTTTCAGATGA